A single genomic interval of Halobacillus halophilus DSM 2266 harbors:
- the liaF gene encoding cell wall-active antibiotics response protein LiaF: MEEIENNSSQDEKRVIQLRKRAANILLATGLVVIGAILLLANLGIISLEIEFSWSTIYPVLLAGIGLKLWGDSLLKQGGSWTLGSFLTVFGVLLIMDRFEVISFQFADVLRLWPLLFIYIGFSIFLGGQKTKKFQFDTNGADSYHQPSLGKKRKSTKMLIGDHSYNDENWKVEPMDLWNGIGDYKFDFTRAFIPDGDTPIIVRGWIGDVKMIIPNNVPFRVEARIKTGDIKVAGQTADGFRREIVYETEDYQLADRRLSLWIDFNVGSIKVERV, from the coding sequence ATGGAAGAAATAGAGAATAACTCATCGCAGGATGAAAAAAGGGTGATTCAATTGAGGAAAAGAGCAGCAAATATTTTATTAGCGACAGGATTGGTTGTGATTGGAGCCATCCTTCTATTGGCCAACCTCGGGATTATTTCCTTGGAAATAGAGTTTTCGTGGTCTACGATTTATCCAGTTCTGTTAGCCGGAATTGGTTTGAAATTGTGGGGAGATTCTCTCTTGAAACAAGGAGGTTCCTGGACGTTAGGCTCCTTTCTTACAGTGTTTGGAGTCCTTCTCATTATGGATCGTTTTGAAGTGATCTCATTTCAGTTTGCGGATGTCCTGCGTTTGTGGCCGTTGTTATTTATATATATCGGTTTCAGTATATTTCTTGGCGGACAAAAAACGAAAAAATTTCAATTCGATACAAATGGAGCTGATTCCTACCACCAACCTTCTTTAGGCAAGAAGAGAAAATCAACTAAGATGCTTATTGGAGATCATTCCTATAATGATGAGAACTGGAAGGTCGAGCCAATGGATTTATGGAATGGCATAGGGGATTACAAGTTTGATTTCACCAGAGCGTTCATTCCTGATGGGGATACTCCGATCATTGTAAGAGGGTGGATTGGTGATGTGAAAATGATTATTCCGAATAACGTTCCGTTTCGTGTCGAAGCGAGGATTAAGACCGGGGATATAAAAGTGGCCGGCCAGACAGCCGATGGTTTTCGAAGAGAGATTGTTTATGAAACGGAAGATTACCAATTGGCTGACAGGAGATTATCTTTATGGATTGATTTCAATGTAGGTTCAATTAAGGTCGAGCGTGTGTAG
- a CDS encoding YtxH domain-containing protein, with the protein MPNAKSLTLGIIVGGIAGAAYTLLSAPSSGREFREGARLKSESLKNTVLSLREDGMQLKDQIAQTSKEGADLIKELSEDVKTSIESWKKTVEPHQKNIQKYLEQIEESLKELEEKAKAEQGNDAEDGNPPNDEAK; encoded by the coding sequence ATGCCAAATGCAAAATCCTTAACTTTAGGTATCATCGTGGGCGGGATCGCAGGAGCTGCTTATACACTGCTCAGTGCCCCTTCATCTGGACGTGAATTTAGAGAAGGCGCCCGCTTAAAAAGCGAAAGTCTAAAAAACACCGTACTAAGTCTGCGGGAAGATGGCATGCAGTTGAAGGATCAGATTGCTCAGACTTCCAAAGAGGGAGCTGATTTGATCAAAGAACTATCTGAAGATGTAAAAACATCTATTGAAAGCTGGAAAAAAACCGTAGAGCCGCACCAAAAAAACATCCAGAAATACTTAGAACAGATTGAAGAAAGTCTAAAGGAATTGGAAGAAAAGGCAAAAGCCGAGCAGGGAAATGATGCCGAGGATGGTAATCCACCCAATGATGAAGCGAAATAA
- the proV gene encoding glycine betaine/L-proline ABC transporter ATP-binding protein ProV, whose product MPIIQVENLSKIFGKQAKKATKYLDEGLSKEEILEKTGNTVGVNRASFDVEEGEIFVIMGLSGSGKSTLVRLVNRLIEPTEGSVYIDGQDLAKMDSKSLREVRRQKLSMVFQRFALFPHRTILENAEFGLEVQGIDKEERQKKAKESLEMVGLGGYIHQFPSQLSGGMQQRVGLARALANEPEVLLMDEAFSALDPLIRKEMQDELLELQQKMKKTILFITHDLDEALRIGDRIALMNDGKIVQIGTPEEILVNPANDYVEKFVADVDRSKVLTAEHIMKRPETVDVEKHGPRTALERMRKEGLSSIYVTDANRKLYGYVLADDVAKAVKNDQKDLKEIMRTDILKVEKDTSMSEIFNLIHDAPVPVAVVENDRLLGIIVRGAVIAALAGNEVNLNGSDS is encoded by the coding sequence GTGCCGATTATTCAAGTAGAGAACTTGTCCAAAATCTTCGGTAAGCAGGCTAAGAAAGCCACCAAGTATTTGGATGAAGGTTTATCCAAGGAAGAAATCCTTGAGAAGACTGGAAATACAGTAGGGGTCAACCGGGCTTCCTTTGATGTTGAAGAGGGAGAAATCTTCGTAATTATGGGACTATCCGGAAGTGGTAAATCCACGCTTGTTCGTTTAGTCAATCGACTGATCGAGCCAACAGAGGGCAGTGTTTACATTGACGGACAGGACTTAGCCAAAATGGATAGTAAAAGTCTCAGAGAAGTCCGCCGCCAAAAATTAAGTATGGTATTTCAGCGATTTGCTTTATTTCCGCACCGTACAATCCTTGAAAACGCTGAGTTTGGTTTAGAGGTACAGGGCATCGATAAAGAAGAGAGACAGAAAAAAGCAAAAGAGTCATTAGAAATGGTGGGACTTGGCGGATACATTCATCAGTTCCCTTCCCAACTATCTGGCGGTATGCAGCAGCGTGTTGGACTAGCCCGTGCTTTGGCCAACGAGCCTGAAGTTCTACTTATGGACGAAGCCTTTTCGGCATTGGACCCATTAATTAGAAAAGAAATGCAGGATGAGCTGCTGGAACTGCAGCAAAAAATGAAGAAAACCATCCTATTCATTACACATGATTTGGATGAGGCGCTTCGGATTGGAGATCGAATCGCCTTGATGAATGATGGTAAAATTGTCCAGATCGGTACGCCGGAAGAAATTCTTGTCAACCCGGCGAATGATTATGTTGAAAAATTCGTAGCAGACGTAGATCGCTCCAAAGTATTAACGGCCGAACACATTATGAAACGTCCAGAAACCGTTGATGTTGAGAAGCATGGGCCAAGAACAGCACTTGAGCGCATGCGTAAGGAAGGTCTTTCAAGCATTTACGTTACTGATGCCAATCGTAAGCTGTATGGATACGTACTGGCCGATGATGTGGCTAAGGCTGTTAAAAATGATCAAAAAGATCTGAAAGAAATTATGCGGACGGATATTCTGAAAGTTGAAAAAGACACATCCATGTCAGAAATCTTCAACCTGATCCATGATGCACCGGTCCCTGTCGCCGTAGTTGAAAACGACAGATTATTAGGCATTATTGTGCGAGGAGCAGTAATTGCCGCACTAGCCGGAAATGAGGTGAATCTAAATGGAAGTGATTCCTAA
- a CDS encoding EcsC family protein has translation MNYEEKALKEALRWRRSLEKRSSLMQRQSKRVQAAVNNKIPDKVHNVVTESIRKMIETALTTSEYVRPLEVNPEWTLEEREQRLEGILKQYKQTAAFEGAGTGFGGFWLGLADFPLFLSIKMKFLFDAGQLYGFNVDSYEERVYLLHIFMLAFSSDDARRSMKDVVLDWDKIPQSRKQIDWKTLQIEYRDTLDFVKLLQLFPGIGAAVGYIANGRLLQHLGETTKNASRLRLLNN, from the coding sequence GTGAACTATGAAGAAAAAGCGCTTAAGGAAGCTTTACGCTGGAGACGTTCTTTAGAAAAAAGATCATCTTTAATGCAGAGGCAATCGAAAAGAGTCCAGGCGGCTGTTAATAACAAAATCCCGGACAAAGTTCATAACGTGGTGACAGAAAGTATTCGAAAGATGATTGAAACAGCACTTACAACTTCTGAGTATGTTCGTCCATTGGAAGTAAATCCTGAATGGACCCTAGAGGAAAGAGAACAAAGGTTAGAGGGAATTTTAAAGCAGTATAAACAGACTGCAGCTTTTGAAGGAGCAGGAACGGGTTTCGGCGGTTTTTGGCTTGGTTTGGCAGATTTTCCATTGTTCCTTAGTATCAAGATGAAGTTCTTGTTTGATGCAGGACAGCTTTATGGGTTTAACGTAGATTCATATGAAGAAAGGGTATATTTACTGCATATATTTATGCTGGCTTTTTCCAGTGATGATGCCCGGAGGTCTATGAAAGATGTGGTATTGGACTGGGACAAGATTCCACAAAGCCGTAAACAAATTGATTGGAAAACGCTGCAGATTGAATACCGGGATACATTGGATTTCGTGAAATTGCTACAGCTCTTTCCGGGAATCGGAGCTGCTGTGGGGTATATCGCAAATGGAAGGCTGCTTCAGCATTTAGGGGAGACGACTAAGAATGCCAGCCGCCTCCGCTTGCTGAATAATTAA
- a CDS encoding amidohydrolase yields the protein MWNDVFQAIDEQYEQMVQTRRHLHQHPEVSFYEEETAQYIADTYKRLGVPYEKKVGGNGVLATLEGGKPGKTVALRADFDALPIQEENDHLEFKSQNDGAMHACGHDGHTAALLGLAEALVPFQDDLPGTVIFLHQHAEEYAPGGAKPIVDSGKLDHIDAVFGTHLWVNTPTNVIETAKGPFMAGADRFEIVIQGKGGHGAQPHQTKDAIVIASQLVTSLQQIVSRRVDPLKTAVLSVGTFEAGHTFNIIADSAKLTGTVRTFDPEVQQLIMEEMEKIIKGTCTGYEADYSFNYEKGYPPVVNHEAEAELVLQRSHEADSSLRTQEVEPVMAGEDFAYYLLEKPGAFYFTGAQISDHYYPHHHPKFDFDEKAMNHAAKTLLQAYRSYQEKHQNS from the coding sequence ATGTGGAATGACGTCTTTCAAGCAATTGATGAACAATATGAACAAATGGTTCAAACACGCAGACACCTGCACCAGCACCCTGAAGTTTCTTTCTATGAAGAAGAAACTGCCCAGTACATTGCAGATACATATAAACGCTTAGGGGTTCCCTACGAAAAAAAAGTAGGCGGTAATGGAGTGCTCGCTACACTTGAAGGCGGAAAACCTGGAAAGACAGTAGCCTTAAGAGCGGATTTTGACGCTCTTCCGATACAGGAAGAAAACGATCATCTTGAATTCAAATCCCAAAACGACGGCGCTATGCATGCATGCGGTCACGACGGCCATACTGCAGCTCTGCTGGGGCTCGCCGAAGCACTTGTCCCTTTTCAAGACGACCTGCCGGGCACAGTGATCTTTCTGCATCAGCACGCCGAAGAGTATGCACCCGGGGGAGCCAAGCCAATTGTGGATTCCGGAAAACTCGATCATATCGATGCTGTATTCGGCACTCATTTATGGGTCAACACGCCCACTAATGTCATTGAAACAGCAAAAGGACCCTTCATGGCCGGAGCCGACCGTTTTGAAATTGTAATTCAAGGTAAGGGCGGGCATGGAGCTCAGCCGCACCAGACGAAAGATGCAATTGTCATTGCCTCTCAGCTCGTCACTTCTTTACAGCAGATAGTCAGCCGAAGAGTGGATCCACTTAAAACAGCTGTCTTATCTGTAGGGACATTTGAAGCAGGCCATACCTTTAACATTATTGCCGATTCGGCTAAGTTGACTGGTACAGTCAGAACGTTTGATCCTGAAGTACAACAGCTGATCATGGAAGAAATGGAAAAAATCATAAAAGGTACGTGTACGGGCTATGAAGCCGACTATTCCTTTAATTATGAAAAAGGCTATCCGCCAGTAGTCAACCACGAAGCAGAGGCCGAACTTGTCCTTCAGCGTTCTCATGAAGCAGACAGCAGTCTCCGCACGCAAGAGGTGGAGCCAGTGATGGCTGGTGAAGACTTCGCTTATTATCTGCTGGAAAAGCCCGGCGCTTTCTACTTTACCGGCGCTCAAATTTCCGATCATTATTATCCGCACCATCATCCGAAGTTTGATTTTGATGAAAAAGCGATGAACCATGCCGCAAAAACTTTATTGCAGGCTTATCGAAGTTACCAGGAAAAGCACCAAAATTCTTAA
- a CDS encoding ferritin-like domain-containing protein: protein MDEKMKVLIDGLNEDLANEYAASIMYTYNAAVVSGLYRSVLKPFFESEVADEQAHALYLSEKISILGGTPTTTPAEVKQHTEVKPMLEEAREAERQTIKRYEERKVQAEELGLTELAVKLDDLISDETGHYEEIGRMLQDSRLAE, encoded by the coding sequence ATGGATGAAAAAATGAAGGTATTAATCGACGGACTAAATGAAGACTTGGCCAACGAATATGCCGCTTCAATCATGTACACGTATAACGCAGCGGTTGTTTCAGGTCTATATCGTTCTGTACTGAAACCATTCTTCGAAAGCGAAGTGGCTGATGAACAAGCACATGCTCTTTACTTATCCGAGAAAATCAGCATACTTGGCGGCACGCCTACTACAACTCCAGCAGAGGTGAAGCAGCATACAGAAGTGAAACCGATGCTTGAAGAAGCAAGAGAAGCTGAACGTCAAACCATCAAGCGTTATGAAGAGCGTAAAGTTCAGGCAGAAGAACTTGGCCTTACTGAACTTGCAGTTAAACTCGATGACTTAATCTCTGATGAAACAGGTCACTATGAAGAAATCGGTCGTATGCTACAGGATTCTCGATTAGCTGAATAG
- a CDS encoding tryptophan transporter, which translates to MNTRVLVMLSLFVGIGAVLHAIVPPFFLGMRPDMMLAMMFLGILLFPKLPYVLILSIATGFISALTTTVPGGQLANLIDKPVTGLLVFGIVLMIRPLRHSKWGAPALAAVGTVISGTIFLSLVLYVIGLMQASFSVMFLTVVLPTAALNLAFMAIIYPIAVSILRRSSINEVLPVSSPSISKGN; encoded by the coding sequence ATGAATACTCGAGTGTTAGTCATGCTATCTTTATTTGTTGGAATTGGAGCAGTTCTGCACGCAATTGTGCCCCCGTTCTTCCTGGGAATGAGGCCGGATATGATGCTTGCCATGATGTTCTTAGGTATTTTATTATTCCCTAAGCTTCCGTATGTGCTCATCTTATCGATTGCTACCGGTTTTATTTCCGCATTAACTACGACGGTTCCGGGAGGTCAGTTAGCGAATTTAATTGATAAACCTGTAACAGGCTTACTCGTGTTTGGAATTGTCTTAATGATTCGTCCTTTACGCCATTCCAAGTGGGGCGCACCTGCATTGGCAGCTGTGGGGACCGTAATCAGCGGGACTATCTTTTTAAGCCTTGTACTGTATGTTATCGGTTTAATGCAAGCAAGCTTTTCTGTCATGTTCCTAACAGTTGTTTTACCAACTGCTGCCTTGAACCTCGCGTTCATGGCGATTATATATCCAATTGCTGTTTCCATTTTAAGAAGATCCAGCATAAATGAAGTTCTCCCCGTTTCTTCCCCTTCCATTTCCAAAGGGAACTGA
- a CDS encoding sensor histidine kinase, translating to MFKQLNSIRYMYIRSHLYGLILNIFIMLALLLSVHVWFNPNWLHPGAILFFIASYLLVGFVMAVYAGFKSSGDMKQRMDYISTMITRLARGELSSRLYFNEDDEISGIADELNTLGEKLHQQRESLLKLADEKGELARTAHKAATIEERQRLARDLHDAVSQQLFALTMMAQAAGRVIEKKPEQAKKQLKEITQMALQAQTEMRALLLHLRPVHLSGEPLGQGIASLIEELKQKCSLDFKVQLEDVTDLSKTTEEHLFRVVQEALSNILRHANAKEVKVEMTSSSREVFLHIADDGSGFHAEDKQDNKASYGLKTMRERCEEVGGEFTIRSRVGEGTHIDLRVPKQLSIKEAEE from the coding sequence ATGTTTAAGCAGTTGAACAGTATCCGATATATGTATATTCGTTCGCATTTGTACGGGCTTATCTTGAATATATTTATTATGCTTGCGCTGCTTCTCTCTGTTCATGTGTGGTTTAATCCTAATTGGCTTCACCCCGGTGCGATCTTGTTTTTTATCGCTTCTTATCTCTTAGTAGGATTTGTAATGGCGGTCTATGCCGGCTTCAAGTCAAGCGGGGATATGAAACAACGTATGGACTATATTTCTACGATGATTACCAGGCTTGCCCGCGGCGAACTGTCATCACGATTATATTTTAATGAGGATGATGAAATTTCAGGAATCGCTGACGAGCTGAACACGCTTGGGGAGAAGCTGCACCAGCAGCGGGAATCTCTTCTGAAACTTGCGGATGAAAAAGGTGAACTGGCGCGTACTGCACACAAGGCGGCGACCATTGAAGAGCGGCAGCGGCTGGCAAGAGATCTTCACGATGCGGTCAGTCAGCAGCTGTTTGCTTTAACTATGATGGCTCAGGCGGCTGGTCGTGTAATTGAAAAGAAACCCGAACAAGCCAAAAAACAGCTGAAGGAAATTACTCAAATGGCTTTGCAGGCTCAAACAGAAATGAGAGCGCTGCTTCTACATTTGCGGCCGGTTCACTTATCAGGTGAACCCCTGGGGCAGGGGATTGCTTCGCTCATTGAAGAACTGAAGCAAAAATGTTCTCTTGATTTCAAGGTTCAATTGGAAGACGTTACAGATTTGTCGAAAACGACGGAAGAACATCTTTTCAGAGTGGTCCAGGAAGCACTATCGAACATTCTCCGGCATGCAAACGCTAAGGAAGTCAAGGTGGAAATGACGAGCTCCAGCCGTGAAGTTTTTTTACATATTGCTGATGACGGCTCGGGATTTCATGCAGAAGACAAACAGGATAATAAAGCATCTTATGGATTAAAAACGATGAGAGAACGCTGTGAAGAGGTGGGTGGCGAGTTCACGATCCGTTCCCGCGTAGGAGAAGGGACTCACATTGACCTTCGAGTTCCTAAACAGCTATCTATTAAGGAGGCAGAAGAGTGA
- a CDS encoding HIT family protein, translating into MSEAQDCIFCKILDGDIPSAKVYEDEDVYAFLDISQVTKGHTLVIPKQHSKDIYHTHPDVAEKLFSRIPKIANAIKETYDPIGMNVLNNNEAPAGQSVYHLHIHLLPRYGDQDGFEAKWETHADDYAPEDLQSIAGEINQNIPK; encoded by the coding sequence ATGTCTGAAGCACAAGATTGTATTTTCTGCAAAATCCTGGATGGAGATATTCCATCAGCCAAAGTTTATGAGGATGAAGACGTTTATGCGTTTCTTGATATCAGTCAAGTGACGAAAGGCCACACGCTGGTAATTCCTAAGCAGCATTCCAAAGACATTTATCATACGCACCCGGATGTGGCGGAGAAATTATTTTCCCGCATTCCAAAGATTGCGAATGCCATTAAAGAAACCTACGACCCAATTGGGATGAATGTCTTAAATAATAACGAAGCCCCGGCTGGTCAATCTGTTTATCATTTACATATCCACCTGCTGCCGAGATACGGTGATCAAGATGGATTTGAAGCCAAATGGGAAACACATGCCGATGACTATGCCCCGGAAGATTTACAAAGTATTGCCGGAGAAATCAACCAGAATATTCCTAAATAA
- a CDS encoding ABC transporter permease, whose product MEVIPKIPVAEWVSSFTEWVTDTFEPLFDFIKNDFGDFIEMFAEDWLMSIPIWLFIIVVGAIAFFISGKKLGLTAFSVVGLWFISNQELWEELMNTFTLVIFASLISVIIGVPFGIWMAKSGTVEKILTPILDFMQTMPAFVYLIPAVAFFSIGMVPGVAASVIFATPPTVRFTNLGIRQVSHELIEASDSFGTTNTQKLFKVQLPMAKKTIMAGINQTVMLALSMVVIASMIGAKGLGQTVITGLQRADVGTGFVAGLGIVILAIIIDRFTQNLNTQRGE is encoded by the coding sequence ATGGAAGTGATTCCTAAAATACCTGTGGCTGAATGGGTATCTTCTTTTACTGAATGGGTTACCGACACATTTGAGCCTTTATTTGATTTTATAAAAAATGATTTTGGCGATTTTATTGAAATGTTTGCTGAAGACTGGCTAATGAGTATTCCGATTTGGTTATTTATTATTGTTGTAGGTGCTATTGCTTTCTTTATCTCCGGTAAGAAACTGGGCTTGACCGCATTTTCGGTTGTAGGCCTGTGGTTCATTTCCAACCAGGAGCTATGGGAAGAATTGATGAATACATTTACGCTTGTCATATTCGCCAGTTTGATCTCGGTCATTATTGGTGTCCCTTTTGGGATATGGATGGCCAAGAGCGGAACCGTGGAGAAAATTCTGACTCCTATTTTGGACTTTATGCAGACGATGCCGGCTTTCGTTTATCTAATCCCGGCTGTAGCCTTCTTTAGTATCGGAATGGTGCCAGGGGTGGCTGCATCTGTTATTTTCGCTACACCGCCTACGGTCCGTTTTACCAATCTGGGGATCCGTCAGGTGTCTCATGAATTAATCGAAGCATCCGATTCATTTGGTACAACGAACACGCAGAAATTATTTAAAGTTCAATTGCCAATGGCTAAGAAAACGATTATGGCAGGAATTAATCAGACGGTTATGCTTGCTTTGTCTATGGTTGTTATTGCTTCCATGATCGGTGCCAAAGGTCTGGGGCAGACGGTTATTACCGGACTGCAGCGTGCTGATGTGGGAACAGGTTTTGTGGCCGGTCTTGGAATTGTAATTCTGGCTATTATTATTGATCGCTTTACGCAGAATTTGAACACCCAACGTGGTGAATAA
- a CDS encoding ABC transporter ATP-binding protein: MSSLLQVNNLHGGYTHKNVLHGISFQVQAGEIVGLIGLNGAGKSTTIKHIIGMMQAKDGEVSINGTSFEKNPEEYRQQLGYIPEMPILYDELTLFEHLELTAMAYNVPEDLFKKRLDPLLKEFRMEKKLKWFPVHFSKGMRQKVMIMCAFLIEPELYIVDEPFVGLDPLGIQSYLQLMEDMKDKGAGVLMSTHILATAEKYCDRFIILHDGKIRAMGTLEELRQSFKRPRASLDEIYVQLTKEDDHD, from the coding sequence TTGAGTTCGTTACTTCAAGTGAATAACCTTCACGGAGGTTATACCCATAAAAATGTACTGCACGGAATTTCATTTCAAGTACAGGCTGGTGAAATTGTTGGACTAATTGGATTAAATGGAGCGGGGAAAAGTACAACGATTAAACACATCATTGGCATGATGCAGGCGAAGGATGGAGAAGTTTCCATTAATGGAACATCATTCGAGAAAAACCCCGAAGAATACCGCCAGCAGCTTGGCTACATACCCGAAATGCCGATTCTGTATGATGAATTGACGTTATTTGAACATCTTGAGTTAACAGCTATGGCTTACAACGTACCGGAAGACTTGTTTAAGAAACGTCTGGATCCATTGCTCAAAGAGTTTCGAATGGAGAAGAAGCTCAAGTGGTTTCCCGTTCATTTTTCCAAAGGGATGCGACAAAAAGTAATGATCATGTGTGCCTTTTTAATTGAGCCGGAACTATATATTGTCGATGAACCATTCGTGGGTCTTGACCCTCTCGGAATCCAGTCCTATTTACAACTGATGGAGGATATGAAAGACAAAGGAGCCGGTGTGCTTATGTCGACACATATTCTGGCTACCGCTGAAAAATACTGCGATCGCTTCATTATTCTTCACGATGGAAAAATCCGAGCGATGGGGACACTGGAGGAATTGAGGCAATCCTTTAAGCGCCCGCGTGCATCTCTAGATGAAATATACGTTCAACTGACAAAGGAAGACGATCATGATTAA
- a CDS encoding glycine betaine ABC transporter substrate-binding protein: MFKFDWKRLSVAAGLSLTLVAAGCGSSDEGSEGTSGDSNEGGESTSEEVNYGEEMSYEITGIEAGAGVVKAAQSAVEEYENLAGWEVSTSSSGAMATALGQAVENEEPIIVTGWTPHWKFAKYDLKYLEDPKEVFGGEEQIKTMVRKGLKEEKPNAYKILDQFNWTAADMEEVMLEINDGAEPAEAAKNWIENNQEAVSSWTEGTEEVDGTEVELVFVNWDSEIASTNVVAEVMKQQGFNVTITPLDNGPMWESVSEGEVTGMVAAWLPATHGDLYEQHKDNLEDLGANLEGARVGLVVPKYMEVDSIEDLKPAE, from the coding sequence ATGTTTAAATTTGATTGGAAACGTCTTAGTGTAGCAGCTGGTCTTTCGTTGACTCTTGTAGCAGCAGGCTGTGGATCGTCTGATGAAGGTTCTGAAGGAACAAGTGGCGACAGCAATGAAGGTGGAGAGTCTACTTCAGAAGAAGTGAACTACGGAGAAGAAATGAGCTATGAAATTACAGGTATCGAGGCTGGAGCAGGTGTTGTTAAGGCTGCTCAAAGTGCTGTAGAAGAATATGAAAACCTGGCCGGGTGGGAAGTTTCTACCTCCTCTTCAGGTGCTATGGCTACAGCATTAGGACAGGCTGTTGAGAATGAAGAACCTATCATCGTAACAGGCTGGACACCGCACTGGAAATTCGCTAAATATGACTTGAAGTATCTTGAAGATCCTAAAGAAGTTTTCGGTGGAGAAGAGCAAATTAAAACCATGGTACGTAAAGGGTTGAAAGAAGAAAAACCAAATGCTTACAAAATTTTAGATCAGTTTAATTGGACAGCCGCTGATATGGAAGAGGTTATGCTTGAAATCAATGATGGTGCTGAACCTGCCGAGGCAGCGAAAAACTGGATCGAGAATAACCAGGAAGCTGTAAGTTCTTGGACAGAAGGTACAGAAGAAGTGGACGGCACAGAAGTTGAACTTGTGTTTGTAAACTGGGATTCAGAAATTGCTTCTACGAACGTTGTGGCAGAAGTTATGAAACAGCAAGGTTTTAATGTGACCATTACGCCGCTTGACAATGGACCAATGTGGGAATCTGTTTCAGAAGGAGAAGTGACCGGAATGGTAGCTGCATGGCTTCCAGCAACACACGGTGACCTTTATGAACAGCATAAGGATAACCTTGAAGACCTTGGTGCGAATCTAGAAGGCGCTAGAGTTGGATTGGTTGTTCCGAAGTATATGGAAGTTGACTCCATTGAAGATTTAAAACCAGCTGAATAA
- a CDS encoding ABC transporter permease — MINAKELWNRRVSEHLKETSRYLKYIFNEHIGIALFFFLATLAYYYQQWLADLPASFPTAWIVGIAFGLITSYSPVRTLLKEPDLVFLMPAEYQLDTYFKRSLYYSFIVQIYTVLLVAAALGPLYFASFPDLGSRHYLMMIAVLFVIKIWNMLSNWWMLKERNARIRNTDQVVKIALNIMIFYFLSQGEWLFASIVTILLAALVLYTYSLSSKKAGLAWDLLVEKDQQRMRTFYRIANMFIDVPHLKNTVKKRHSLVRVLLQPVTYKQSRTFTYLYRITFIRSSDYLGMYLRLMVIGGLAIWFVPNIWVKIAFAILFLYLSAFQMMTLWNHHRTNIWLDLYPIKREWKQGALLEWLRQIMLFQTFVFGVLFIIQWNLLGLLIVWIGGSAFSVAFIQGYVKQKLT, encoded by the coding sequence ATGATTAATGCCAAAGAGCTTTGGAATCGCAGGGTTTCGGAACATTTGAAAGAGACAAGCCGCTACTTAAAGTACATCTTTAACGAACACATTGGTATAGCCTTATTCTTCTTTCTAGCGACTCTTGCTTATTATTATCAGCAATGGCTGGCTGATCTTCCAGCGTCATTTCCGACCGCATGGATAGTAGGGATTGCTTTTGGGTTGATTACAAGCTATAGTCCCGTACGGACTCTCCTGAAAGAACCGGACCTGGTGTTCCTGATGCCAGCTGAATACCAGCTGGATACGTATTTTAAGAGAAGTCTATATTACAGCTTCATCGTGCAGATTTACACAGTTCTTCTTGTGGCAGCAGCCCTTGGCCCGCTTTATTTCGCCTCCTTTCCTGATCTTGGAAGCCGCCATTACCTTATGATGATCGCGGTCCTCTTTGTTATCAAAATATGGAACATGCTTTCCAACTGGTGGATGCTGAAAGAAAGAAATGCAAGGATCCGGAATACTGATCAAGTTGTAAAGATCGCCTTGAACATCATGATCTTTTATTTCCTTTCTCAAGGAGAATGGCTGTTTGCAAGTATCGTAACGATTCTGCTAGCTGCACTGGTGCTGTACACATACAGCCTTTCGAGCAAAAAAGCCGGACTCGCCTGGGATCTACTGGTTGAAAAAGACCAACAGAGAATGAGGACGTTTTACCGCATTGCGAACATGTTTATCGATGTACCGCATCTGAAAAATACTGTGAAGAAGCGTCATTCGCTCGTCCGGGTATTGCTTCAACCGGTTACGTACAAACAAAGCCGCACCTTTACGTATCTGTACCGGATTACGTTTATCCGGAGTAGTGATTATCTAGGAATGTATCTTCGTTTGATGGTTATTGGCGGACTTGCGATCTGGTTCGTACCGAATATATGGGTGAAAATTGCCTTTGCCATTTTATTTTTGTATTTGAGTGCTTTCCAGATGATGACTCTCTGGAATCACCACCGTACGAACATATGGCTCGATTTATATCCGATTAAAAGAGAGTGGAAGCAGGGAGCATTACTGGAATGGCTGCGTCAGATTATGCTGTTTCAAACGTTTGTATTTGGGGTGCTGTTTATTATTCAGTGGAACCTTTTGGGGCTGCTGATCGTATGGATTGGAGGAAGTGCCTTCAGCGTTGCCTTTATCCAGGGTTATGTCAAACAGAAGTTAACGTAA